Proteins from one Pontibacter korlensis genomic window:
- a CDS encoding SDR family oxidoreductase, whose protein sequence is MENKPKSFPPQEMEQPGKEHKMNPEPEYIRDSYKGSDKLKDKVALVTGGDSGIGRAVAVHFAREGADVAIVYLNEDQDAEKTKELVEKEGRKCITISGDVGEEAFCRDAVQRTVNELGKLNILVNNAGEQHAQEDIRDITEEQLKRTFNTNIFSMFYFVKEALNHMKEGSTIINTTSVTAYHGNKLLLDYSSTKGAILTFTRTLAQMVADKKIRVNGVAPGPIWTPLIPASFPGDKVAEFGQKTLLKRAGQPSEVAPAYVYLASEDSAFTIGEIMHINGGEMVTT, encoded by the coding sequence ATGGAAAACAAACCAAAATCTTTTCCGCCACAGGAAATGGAGCAACCTGGCAAGGAGCACAAAATGAATCCTGAGCCGGAGTATATACGCGATTCTTACAAAGGCAGTGATAAGCTGAAAGACAAGGTAGCCCTGGTAACCGGCGGCGACAGCGGTATAGGCCGTGCCGTTGCTGTGCACTTTGCCCGGGAGGGTGCTGATGTTGCCATCGTGTACTTGAATGAGGATCAGGATGCAGAAAAGACCAAGGAGCTGGTAGAGAAAGAAGGTCGCAAATGCATCACGATTTCTGGTGATGTGGGCGAGGAGGCTTTCTGCCGAGATGCCGTACAGCGAACTGTTAATGAACTAGGAAAGCTAAACATACTGGTGAATAATGCCGGTGAGCAGCATGCCCAGGAGGATATTCGTGATATAACAGAGGAACAGCTTAAGCGTACGTTTAACACAAACATTTTCTCGATGTTCTACTTTGTAAAAGAGGCGCTAAACCACATGAAAGAAGGTAGCACGATCATCAACACTACTTCCGTTACAGCCTACCACGGTAACAAGCTACTGCTCGACTACTCTTCAACAAAGGGAGCCATACTTACCTTTACCCGTACCCTGGCACAAATGGTGGCCGATAAAAAAATTCGTGTGAACGGTGTGGCTCCAGGTCCAATCTGGACACCACTGATCCCGGCCTCTTTCCCTGGAGATAAAGTAGCTGAGTTTGGGCAGAAGACCCTGCTTAAACGTGCCGGACAGCCATCAGAAGTTGCGCCTGCTTATGTATACCTGGCCTCTGAAGATTCAGCCTTCACTATTGGTGAGATAATGCACATAAACGGTGGTGAGATGGTGACTACCTAA
- the glyA gene encoding serine hydroxymethyltransferase — MQKDIAIFDLIAKEKARQTHGIELIASENFVSEQVMQAMGSVMTNKYAEGLPGKRYYGGCEIVDQSEQLAIDRAKELFGVEWVNVQPHSGAQANSAVMLAVLQPGDKILGFDLSHGGHLTHGSPVNFSGKLYNPTFYGVEQETGLIDFDKVVEIARRERPKLIICGASAYSRDWDYKKLRQAADEVGALLLADISHPSGLIARGLLNSPFEHCHIVTTTTHKTLRGPRGGMIMLGKDFENPFGLKTPKGEIRMMSSLLDGAVFPGTQGGPLEHVIAAKAVAYYEALSDDYLGYVKQVQQNAQAMAKAFLERGYDIISGGTENHMMLIDLRSKNITGKLAENTLVKADITINKNMVPFDDKSPFVTSGMRVGTAAITTRGLKEQEMERIVEFIDTVLSNHDNDSKISSVRSEINNWMQEYPLFAY, encoded by the coding sequence ATGCAAAAAGATATAGCCATATTTGACCTGATTGCGAAGGAAAAAGCGCGCCAGACCCACGGTATAGAACTAATCGCCTCTGAGAACTTTGTGTCAGAGCAGGTGATGCAAGCCATGGGTAGCGTAATGACGAACAAGTACGCAGAGGGCTTGCCTGGTAAGCGCTACTATGGTGGTTGCGAAATAGTAGACCAGTCAGAGCAGTTGGCTATAGATCGCGCGAAGGAACTGTTCGGGGTAGAATGGGTAAATGTGCAGCCGCATTCTGGGGCACAAGCAAACTCAGCAGTAATGCTGGCGGTTCTGCAACCAGGAGATAAGATCTTAGGTTTTGACCTGTCGCATGGCGGTCACCTGACTCATGGTTCACCGGTTAACTTCTCTGGTAAACTGTATAACCCTACCTTCTATGGTGTGGAGCAGGAAACAGGCCTCATCGATTTTGATAAAGTAGTGGAGATAGCTCGCCGTGAGCGACCGAAACTTATTATCTGTGGTGCATCAGCATATAGCCGCGACTGGGATTACAAGAAGTTGCGCCAAGCAGCTGATGAGGTTGGAGCCCTGCTATTGGCAGATATCTCCCACCCTTCAGGCCTTATTGCACGTGGCTTGTTGAATAGCCCGTTTGAGCACTGCCATATTGTAACTACTACCACCCACAAAACATTGCGTGGACCTCGTGGTGGTATGATCATGTTGGGCAAAGACTTTGAGAACCCGTTTGGCCTGAAGACGCCTAAAGGTGAGATACGCATGATGTCGTCGCTGCTGGATGGAGCTGTATTCCCTGGTACGCAGGGTGGCCCACTGGAGCATGTAATTGCGGCTAAAGCTGTAGCCTATTATGAGGCACTTTCTGATGATTATTTAGGTTATGTAAAGCAGGTGCAGCAAAATGCTCAAGCTATGGCCAAGGCGTTCCTAGAGCGGGGCTATGACATTATCTCTGGCGGTACTGAAAACCACATGATGTTGATCGACCTGCGCTCGAAAAACATTACGGGTAAACTGGCTGAAAACACGCTGGTAAAAGCTGATATCACGATAAACAAGAATATGGTGCCATTTGATGATAAGTCACCGTTCGTTACGTCAGGTATGCGAGTAGGTACGGCTGCTATCACAACACGTGGACTAAAAGAGCAGGAGATGGAGCGCATAGTAGAGTTTATTGATACAGTGCTGAGCAACCATGATAATGACAGTAAGATCAGCAGCGTACGCAGCGAGATCAATAACTGGATGCAGGAGTATCCGCTTTTTGCATATTAA
- a CDS encoding 4a-hydroxytetrahydrobiopterin dehydratase, whose amino-acid sequence MRQQDRQNQQIFMWKEEDSKLKRSLTFKDFKQALAFMNEVGEIAEEMNHHPWWSNVYNQVEIELTTHDAGNTVTEKDHQLAQHIDEVYSRIAGTNG is encoded by the coding sequence ATCCGCCAGCAGGATAGGCAAAATCAACAGATCTTTATGTGGAAAGAAGAAGACAGTAAACTCAAGCGCAGCCTTACCTTTAAGGACTTCAAGCAGGCGCTGGCCTTTATGAATGAAGTCGGGGAGATAGCCGAAGAAATGAACCACCACCCATGGTGGAGCAACGTGTACAATCAGGTCGAAATAGAGCTTACCACCCATGATGCCGGCAACACCGTAACCGAGAAAGACCACCAACTGGCTCAGCATATTGATGAAGTATACAGCAGGATAGCCGGCACGAACGGTTAA
- a CDS encoding DUF4105 domain-containing protein, with the protein MRNFIKKLTLAFLLCVSTLPAWAQFEGMLLSPQAKISLITCSSGPDLYAIFGHSAVRVNDPATGLDVIFNYGTFDFDEPNFYLKFAQGKLRYKLSVAHFRDFVYSYSMDNRSVYEQELNLTEEQKQQYWAFLTNNYLPENRFYLYDFFFDNCATRIRDGLEATFPNQLTFNISHFDKDYSFRNLIDLYLGPQPWGDFGIDLALGARIDQEATPYQYMFLPDYLSKGFGNATIVQNGQTAPLTLEPRVIFERDPSIPLEGGWLTPQVLFWTFLLVVVALTVADFVKRRRSRVFDMVFFLVLGLLGIVVLLLWFATDHQATAYNFNLLWAIPTHAVVAFFLARYALREWVHKYMLITTIITAVALIGWPLWPQMYHAAFLPIMLAAILRGAYTIWFSKKAQTLAQNPSIAQKI; encoded by the coding sequence ATGAGGAACTTTATTAAAAAGCTAACGCTGGCATTCTTGCTTTGCGTTTCTACTTTGCCGGCATGGGCGCAGTTTGAGGGCATGCTGCTGTCTCCGCAGGCAAAGATAAGCCTGATTACCTGCTCCAGCGGGCCAGACCTCTACGCCATTTTCGGGCATAGCGCAGTTCGCGTTAATGATCCTGCCACAGGCTTAGATGTTATATTCAACTATGGCACCTTCGACTTCGATGAGCCCAACTTTTACCTCAAGTTCGCGCAGGGCAAGCTCAGGTATAAGCTGTCGGTGGCACACTTCCGGGACTTCGTGTACAGCTACTCGATGGACAACCGCTCAGTATATGAGCAGGAGCTAAACCTGACGGAGGAGCAAAAGCAGCAGTACTGGGCCTTCCTGACGAACAACTACCTTCCAGAGAATCGCTTTTACCTGTACGACTTCTTTTTCGATAACTGCGCCACCCGCATTCGCGATGGCCTGGAAGCTACTTTCCCGAATCAACTTACTTTCAACATCAGCCACTTCGACAAAGACTATAGCTTCCGTAACCTCATTGATTTATACTTAGGGCCACAACCTTGGGGTGATTTTGGTATTGACCTCGCACTTGGTGCTAGAATAGACCAGGAGGCAACACCTTATCAGTACATGTTCCTGCCAGACTACCTGTCTAAAGGCTTTGGGAATGCCACCATCGTTCAGAATGGGCAAACTGCACCGCTTACACTGGAGCCAAGAGTCATTTTTGAGCGCGACCCTTCTATACCCCTGGAGGGAGGTTGGCTAACACCACAGGTGCTGTTCTGGACCTTCTTATTAGTAGTAGTTGCACTTACAGTCGCTGACTTTGTGAAGCGCCGCCGCAGCAGGGTTTTTGATATGGTGTTTTTCCTGGTACTCGGGCTATTAGGTATTGTAGTGCTACTGCTTTGGTTTGCTACAGACCATCAAGCCACTGCATACAATTTCAACTTGTTGTGGGCTATACCAACCCATGCAGTTGTTGCTTTCTTCCTGGCCCGTTATGCACTTCGGGAGTGGGTGCATAAGTACATGCTTATCACTACAATCATCACCGCAGTAGCATTAATTGGCTGGCCACTGTGGCCGCAAATGTACCATGCTGCCTTCCTGCCAATAATGTTAGCCGCCATACTTAGAGGAGCCTATACCATATGGTTCTCTAAAAAAGCGCAGACACTTGCGCAAAACCCAAGTATAGCACAGAAGATATGA
- the rsmI gene encoding 16S rRNA (cytidine(1402)-2'-O)-methyltransferase, protein MQEQEKTSLYLVPTPIGNLEDITLRAIRVLKEVDVILAEDTRTSGKLLQHLGIEKRMHSHHLHNEHKATAHLVDRLKAGEVMALISDAGTPGISDPGFFLVRECLKNDIKVECLPGATAFVPALVKSGFSTDRFTFEGFLPIKKGRQTRLQSLAEEERTMIFYESPHRLLKTLAQFKEFFGGEREASVSREISKMFEETINGTLDELIEIFNNKTIKGEFVLVVSGAAKGSKAEKE, encoded by the coding sequence ATGCAGGAACAGGAAAAAACAAGTTTATACCTGGTGCCGACACCGATCGGTAACCTGGAGGATATTACACTGCGTGCCATCAGAGTATTGAAAGAGGTAGATGTTATACTTGCTGAAGATACCCGAACCAGCGGTAAGCTTCTGCAGCACCTAGGTATTGAGAAGCGCATGCATAGCCACCACCTTCACAACGAGCACAAGGCCACAGCACATTTGGTGGATCGCCTGAAAGCAGGGGAGGTGATGGCTTTGATTTCAGATGCAGGTACACCTGGCATTTCTGATCCGGGTTTTTTCCTGGTGCGGGAGTGTCTTAAAAACGATATCAAGGTGGAGTGTTTGCCTGGAGCAACAGCCTTTGTTCCGGCACTGGTAAAATCTGGTTTCAGCACCGACCGTTTTACCTTTGAGGGGTTCCTGCCCATAAAGAAAGGTCGCCAAACACGCCTGCAGAGCCTTGCGGAGGAGGAACGTACCATGATCTTTTATGAATCGCCTCACCGCCTGCTAAAAACGCTTGCTCAGTTTAAGGAGTTTTTTGGAGGGGAGCGAGAGGCTTCTGTTTCACGTGAAATCTCTAAAATGTTTGAGGAAACCATTAACGGCACTTTAGATGAGCTGATCGAGATTTTTAACAACAAAACCATAAAAGGAGAGTTTGTACTGGTAGTATCAGGGGCTGCTAAAGGCAGTAAAGCCGAAAAGGAATAA
- a CDS encoding metallophosphoesterase family protein, whose product MPRYALTDIHGCTNTLKAMVQDQLKLNKKDELYLLGDFVNKGPDSKGVIDFILHLQKQGYQVYCLRGNHDQMLLKSVEKGAKALNLTPPEQEQVLQSFGISNFENLPKKYVNFLKALPYYLELPDYFLVHAGFDFKQRDVFADKDAMLNIRNYKTDWERLNNKKLLHGHTPTPLHAIKKATSHKAQKVNLDAGCVYYKNAAYGNLVALDMDTQELFVQPNIDRPYPVARKS is encoded by the coding sequence ATGCCCCGCTACGCCCTTACAGACATTCACGGTTGTACCAACACATTGAAAGCAATGGTGCAGGATCAACTTAAGCTCAACAAGAAAGATGAGTTATACTTGCTCGGCGACTTTGTGAATAAAGGTCCTGATTCTAAAGGAGTGATAGACTTTATTCTTCACCTTCAGAAGCAAGGTTACCAAGTATACTGCCTCCGTGGTAACCATGATCAAATGCTGCTGAAGTCAGTAGAGAAAGGAGCCAAAGCACTAAACCTTACTCCACCCGAGCAAGAGCAGGTCCTGCAAAGCTTCGGGATCAGTAACTTCGAAAACCTCCCTAAAAAGTACGTCAACTTCCTGAAGGCTCTCCCCTATTATCTGGAGTTGCCAGACTACTTCTTGGTACATGCTGGTTTTGACTTCAAGCAGAGGGACGTCTTTGCTGATAAAGATGCTATGCTCAATATCCGGAACTATAAAACTGATTGGGAGCGACTTAATAACAAAAAGCTTCTGCACGGTCATACCCCGACGCCGCTCCACGCTATTAAAAAAGCCACTTCCCATAAAGCTCAAAAAGTGAACTTAGATGCTGGCTGTGTCTACTATAAAAATGCAGCCTATGGTAACCTCGTTGCACTAGACATGGATACCCAAGAGCTCTTCGTGCAGCCCAATATCGACCGTCCATATCCTGTCGCCCGCAAAAGCTAA
- a CDS encoding IPT/TIG domain-containing protein, producing the protein MAQLYNPPITRLLRSLLLQCVLLLGIVSIGVAQATLPTYHEGPWANNGGSGMPAGWTIKNLSADGADLAPSAAGGSAVFKQVGSEIAIQFSEATTTETRISFSLQAATTKAEGSYETGLVVESSSDGSSYTALGSVTGQSKLNSSRYTFLLSAGTQYVRLVMTNRVDANLLADAIRVSAAPEVTSFTPGEGGAGTSVVVTGGNFLGATSVTFGGVSASYIVDSETQITAIVPAGAPVGKIAVTTAAGTGESVTEFVVPAPVITTDFSPKSGGAGTLVTINGEYFSGATSVTFNGVAGTDLVVNSDTQLTVKVPAGASTGRIKVITPAGEGTSYTDFTVPAPTFSSSSPFSPATGGAGATVTLTGNYFSGVRSVTFNGVEASFTEISDTEVQAIVPANAGDGVVTLTTPAGTATSTNSFDFIDAPVISGFSPEAGIEGETIVEIRGHYLENITQVLFANDVPADITGLTLSTDAATGEQSFTVTVPTGAVTGVISLTNPGGTATTASAFVIYKAPEITAFSPVSGRPGDEITLNGTGFTGVNAVTFLGTADAGDDKAATVFSVVSDTEIKVTVPVGAATGQLSVTNNVATATTANLATSEFTVDPTPHIISFDPTVSYQGGTITINGQNLEGVTSVTFFDAVVVDVSGTAVTTNANATQSFDVVVPDGAATGPLSVATAAGSATSSSNLTIITAPTVASFSPTEGRAGDTFTVTGTGFSGDLTVTVGGGAVTYTYVSDTEITVTLTPEAATGKVAVSNIAGTGTSADDFTVLTTPLISGFTPAEGPVGTTVTITGKLLGQITGVTFGSGAVTAPTSVSETQVIVNVPNDATTGVITVTGGNGSATSSEAFRLIQAPQISEFSPTTGPVGTVVTITGSNFTDISSVQFNGLDAASYTVATDGLSITAAVPVDAARGFITVTNPAGTATSAAEFAVPAPTVASLSKTEGFVGDPVVITGEFFTGASAVTFNGVEAASYVVDNDKQITAYPPVDAGEGVVAVTTASGTGDSGTTLFKVLSPEVTDIYVGTISNTVNEGYFDTEVTIVGNYLDGATDVTFNGVSATFQSLTDESGKTYILARVPQARLNQNIGPISVTTPSGTGESSESFKTLAPEQITFTPVSGRVGESVTVSGVYFKNVTTIGFGGGVSVSVPTSGQTEPSGTDVKSFTVQIPSGARSGVITVTSTSGTGASAESFTVLSPDILTIDPTSGRVGMTTVTITGQYFLQATEVRFMGGDGTSDDVVLSPTAFTIVDDNTITVVVPAGAKTGPISVTTPSGTDTSGIFTLLVPQFTSFTPAEGLVNRTTFTITGQYFLEASKVTFLSGSAADVDATSFTVDSDTQITVTVPEGARTGRIAVTTPSGTGTSSFDFTVLAPVVTSITPAEGSKVGGSITITGKYFDDLQTVQFNGVAATSFTGTLADAGTDADGVALKSFSMAVPAGAVTGPITLTTLSGTGSSASYSIIPEITDFTPKTGPFGTEVTITGMSLTDASVTFAGKDGARVTAAVTSNSNTEVKVTVPNGARTGLIELTTAGGMVATSENFVVTSPIIDALTPTEGKIGSTVTITGVNLVDVGKVVFGGGVATSQFLEMTDGSLEVIVPTGAQTGQITVHTLAGPAATSDQTFTVIVPVITLSGTLSEFSAKVGEESAPQQYTLSATELEADITVTAPRSNFLISDSENGTYTTSLTILKGAGTSISNYPIYVKYKPTTEDTHQGTISHSTLNAQTKTMTVRGTSITPLPVELMFFNAAVQSNNVRLIWATASENKNSHFEVEMSLSGTEGFNKVGHVASKVTNSVLRTDYEFTHKLGNETGTIYFRLKQVDLDGTTDYSKVVAVTVKATESVQKLLVAPNPINFNSKLYVTAVESGRATLALYNMTGKKVYTKAVELVQGQNEVQLPVYDKLTKGMYVLKVELNGKVYQIKVMKE; encoded by the coding sequence ATGGCACAACTCTACAATCCCCCTATCACCCGACTCCTCAGGTCACTGCTCTTGCAGTGCGTTCTCTTGCTGGGAATAGTCTCCATTGGTGTGGCGCAGGCTACTCTACCCACTTATCATGAAGGGCCGTGGGCTAATAACGGTGGCTCTGGTATGCCTGCTGGTTGGACAATCAAGAACCTAAGCGCTGATGGAGCAGATTTAGCTCCAAGTGCAGCGGGCGGTTCTGCTGTATTCAAGCAGGTTGGCTCAGAAATAGCCATTCAATTTTCAGAGGCAACGACAACAGAAACTAGGATAAGCTTCTCTTTACAGGCTGCCACAACTAAAGCAGAAGGAAGTTATGAGACAGGACTGGTAGTAGAAAGCTCCAGCGATGGTTCAAGCTATACTGCATTGGGAAGCGTTACAGGGCAATCAAAGCTTAACTCAAGCAGGTATACCTTTTTGCTGTCAGCAGGAACACAGTACGTTCGTCTAGTTATGACAAACAGAGTAGATGCTAACTTGCTGGCTGATGCTATTAGAGTGTCTGCTGCTCCAGAGGTGACTTCTTTCACACCAGGAGAAGGCGGGGCCGGAACAAGTGTTGTTGTTACAGGTGGTAACTTCTTAGGTGCCACTAGTGTGACGTTCGGAGGGGTTTCTGCAAGTTATATTGTAGATTCAGAGACGCAGATTACGGCTATAGTTCCAGCCGGTGCTCCAGTGGGCAAAATTGCTGTTACTACTGCTGCCGGAACGGGCGAAAGTGTTACGGAGTTTGTGGTGCCAGCTCCAGTTATTACGACAGATTTCTCTCCAAAGTCGGGGGGCGCCGGTACATTGGTTACTATCAATGGAGAATATTTCTCAGGAGCTACCAGCGTAACATTTAATGGTGTGGCAGGTACGGATCTTGTGGTAAATAGTGATACACAGTTAACTGTAAAAGTGCCTGCAGGAGCCAGTACAGGCAGAATAAAAGTAATAACTCCTGCCGGAGAAGGCACAAGCTACACTGACTTTACTGTGCCGGCTCCAACATTTTCATCTTCTTCCCCTTTCTCGCCAGCTACAGGCGGAGCCGGAGCAACTGTAACCTTAACAGGTAATTATTTCTCCGGTGTAAGGAGTGTTACATTCAATGGCGTAGAGGCTTCTTTCACTGAAATCTCAGACACGGAGGTACAGGCAATAGTTCCGGCAAATGCCGGAGACGGCGTTGTGACACTTACTACACCAGCTGGTACTGCTACTTCTACTAATTCGTTTGACTTTATAGATGCTCCTGTTATTTCCGGCTTTTCTCCAGAAGCAGGTATAGAAGGTGAAACAATCGTAGAAATCAGAGGCCACTATTTAGAAAACATCACACAGGTTTTGTTTGCGAATGATGTACCAGCAGATATAACAGGCTTAACATTATCAACGGACGCAGCCACAGGAGAGCAGAGCTTTACCGTTACAGTGCCTACAGGAGCGGTTACAGGTGTTATTTCCTTAACGAACCCAGGTGGTACAGCTACAACAGCGTCAGCATTTGTAATTTATAAAGCACCGGAAATCACTGCGTTCTCTCCGGTGAGTGGCCGCCCGGGCGATGAGATAACTTTGAATGGTACGGGTTTTACAGGCGTCAATGCTGTAACCTTCCTCGGAACAGCGGACGCGGGAGACGATAAAGCGGCAACGGTGTTTTCCGTTGTAAGTGACACAGAAATAAAGGTGACAGTGCCTGTTGGTGCTGCTACAGGGCAGCTTTCTGTTACAAATAATGTGGCTACAGCAACGACAGCTAATTTAGCGACAAGTGAATTCACAGTAGACCCAACCCCACACATCATCAGCTTTGATCCTACAGTGTCCTATCAAGGGGGAACCATAACCATCAATGGTCAGAATCTGGAGGGCGTAACAAGCGTCACCTTCTTTGATGCAGTGGTTGTTGATGTTTCAGGTACCGCGGTAACGACAAATGCCAACGCAACACAAAGCTTTGATGTAGTTGTTCCGGACGGTGCTGCAACAGGCCCACTTTCCGTTGCGACAGCAGCAGGCTCTGCGACAAGTTCTTCGAACCTAACAATTATCACAGCGCCAACAGTTGCTTCTTTCTCTCCAACTGAAGGACGTGCAGGCGATACGTTTACTGTTACAGGTACAGGTTTCTCAGGAGATCTTACTGTTACCGTTGGCGGGGGAGCCGTGACCTATACTTATGTAAGTGATACTGAAATAACAGTTACGCTTACACCAGAGGCCGCTACCGGAAAAGTGGCAGTGTCTAACATAGCAGGCACTGGAACCAGTGCAGATGATTTTACCGTACTCACTACACCTCTTATTTCAGGATTTACACCGGCAGAAGGTCCTGTAGGCACTACTGTAACTATTACAGGTAAACTACTTGGACAGATAACAGGAGTAACCTTTGGATCAGGCGCAGTAACAGCTCCAACCTCTGTTTCGGAGACGCAGGTAATAGTAAATGTACCAAATGATGCGACAACAGGTGTTATCACTGTAACAGGAGGCAATGGTTCTGCTACAAGTAGTGAAGCGTTTAGATTGATTCAAGCACCCCAGATTTCTGAATTTAGTCCTACAACTGGCCCAGTAGGCACTGTTGTAACCATAACAGGAAGTAATTTTACAGATATTTCCTCGGTACAATTCAATGGGCTGGATGCAGCATCTTACACTGTTGCCACAGATGGATTAAGTATTACTGCAGCTGTGCCTGTAGATGCCGCAAGAGGGTTTATCACAGTAACCAACCCTGCCGGTACTGCCACCAGTGCAGCAGAGTTTGCCGTGCCGGCCCCTACGGTAGCTTCTCTTTCCAAAACAGAGGGTTTTGTAGGAGATCCAGTGGTTATAACTGGAGAATTCTTTACAGGAGCTTCTGCTGTAACATTTAATGGGGTGGAGGCTGCTAGCTATGTGGTTGATAATGATAAGCAAATTACAGCCTATCCTCCGGTTGATGCTGGAGAGGGTGTAGTGGCGGTGACAACGGCTAGTGGTACAGGGGATAGTGGAACAACATTGTTCAAAGTGCTGTCTCCAGAAGTTACTGACATTTATGTAGGAACCATAAGCAACACTGTAAACGAAGGTTACTTCGATACAGAGGTTACTATAGTAGGTAACTATTTAGATGGTGCCACAGACGTAACCTTTAATGGTGTGTCAGCAACCTTCCAATCTTTAACTGATGAATCTGGTAAAACGTACATCTTGGCGAGAGTGCCACAGGCTAGGCTGAACCAGAACATTGGCCCTATATCAGTAACTACTCCAAGTGGTACAGGCGAGAGCAGCGAAAGCTTTAAAACACTTGCTCCAGAACAAATAACGTTTACTCCCGTGTCAGGAAGAGTGGGTGAAAGTGTAACTGTATCTGGCGTTTATTTCAAAAATGTAACCACAATCGGTTTCGGAGGAGGAGTCTCTGTAAGTGTTCCTACTAGTGGTCAGACTGAACCGTCAGGAACAGACGTGAAGTCGTTCACGGTACAGATACCTTCAGGAGCAAGATCAGGCGTGATAACGGTAACCTCTACAAGTGGTACAGGTGCCTCTGCTGAAAGCTTCACTGTGCTGTCACCAGATATCCTGACAATTGATCCAACTTCAGGTAGAGTGGGAATGACAACTGTGACAATCACAGGTCAGTACTTCCTACAGGCCACAGAAGTGAGGTTCATGGGTGGAGATGGTACATCAGATGATGTTGTGTTATCTCCGACGGCCTTCACGATAGTGGATGACAACACCATAACCGTTGTTGTGCCAGCTGGGGCCAAAACCGGCCCTATTTCCGTAACAACACCAAGTGGAACGGACACAAGCGGAATATTTACTTTACTTGTGCCTCAATTCACCTCCTTTACTCCAGCTGAGGGTTTAGTAAACAGAACAACGTTTACCATAACAGGGCAGTACTTCCTCGAGGCTAGTAAAGTAACCTTCCTGAGCGGTAGTGCAGCCGATGTGGACGCGACGAGCTTTACAGTTGACAGCGATACGCAAATAACGGTTACAGTTCCTGAAGGAGCCAGAACGGGCCGAATAGCTGTCACAACGCCAAGTGGTACTGGTACAAGCTCTTTTGATTTTACAGTATTGGCACCAGTTGTAACCTCCATCACGCCGGCAGAAGGCAGTAAAGTAGGTGGTTCAATAACCATCACAGGTAAGTACTTTGATGACCTGCAGACAGTTCAATTCAATGGCGTGGCGGCAACAAGCTTTACAGGAACTTTAGCGGACGCAGGCACTGATGCAGATGGCGTGGCACTGAAGTCTTTCTCAATGGCAGTGCCGGCAGGAGCTGTTACAGGGCCAATCACCCTTACAACACTAAGCGGAACAGGAAGCAGTGCCTCCTACAGCATCATACCTGAGATAACTGACTTTACGCCGAAGACCGGTCCTTTCGGTACAGAGGTAACCATCACAGGTATGTCTTTAACTGATGCTAGCGTAACCTTTGCTGGCAAAGACGGAGCAAGAGTAACAGCTGCGGTAACCTCAAATTCCAATACAGAGGTGAAAGTGACGGTGCCAAATGGTGCTAGAACAGGCTTGATTGAACTGACGACAGCCGGAGGAATGGTGGCAACATCTGAAAACTTTGTAGTTACTAGCCCAATTATAGACGCGCTGACGCCTACAGAAGGAAAGATAGGTTCTACAGTAACGATCACAGGTGTGAACTTGGTGGATGTGGGCAAAGTAGTATTTGGAGGGGGAGTAGCAACTTCTCAGTTCCTGGAAATGACTGACGGCAGTTTAGAGGTTATTGTGCCAACAGGTGCCCAAACGGGCCAGATAACAGTTCACACCTTAGCAGGTCCAGCGGCAACAAGCGATCAGACCTTTACTGTAATTGTTCCAGTAATAACACTTTCTGGCACGCTATCAGAATTCTCAGCCAAAGTAGGTGAAGAATCTGCGCCGCAGCAGTATACGCTAAGTGCTACAGAACTGGAGGCAGACATTACGGTGACAGCACCGAGAAGTAACTTCCTGATATCTGACTCTGAAAATGGTACCTATACTACGTCGCTTACAATCTTGAAAGGAGCGGGTACGAGTATAAGCAACTATCCTATCTATGTGAAGTATAAGCCGACGACTGAGGACACCCATCAAGGAACCATTAGCCATAGTACTTTGAATGCACAGACAAAAACAATGACGGTGCGTGGTACTTCCATAACCCCTCTCCCAGTAGAGCTGATGTTCTTCAATGCGGCGGTACAGAGTAACAATGTACGCCTGATTTGGGCAACAGCTTCTGAGAATAAGAACTCACACTTCGAGGTGGAGATGTCGCTTAGCGGAACAGAAGGCTTTAACAAGGTAGGTCATGTGGCTAGCAAGGTGACAAACAGCGTGCTGAGAACAGATTATGAGTTCACGCACAAGCTGGGGAACGAAACAGGTACTATCTACTTCCGCCTGAAGCAAGTTGACTTGGACGGCACGACAGACTACAGCAAAGTAGTAGCAGTGACTGTTAAAGCTACTGAGTCGGTGCAGAAATTGCTGGTGGCTCCAAACCCAATCAACTTCAACTCTAAGCTGTATGTAACAGCTGTAGAGAGTGGAAGAGCTACTTTAGCACTGTACAACATGACTGGAAAGAAAGTTTATACTAAAGCAGTAGAACTGGTACAAGGTCAGAATGAGGTGCAGCTACCAGTGTACGACAAGCTGACAAAAGGCATGTATGTACTGAAAGTAGAGCTGAACGGTAAAGTTTACCAAATTAAAGTGATGAAAGAGTAG